From Streptomyces asiaticus, one genomic window encodes:
- a CDS encoding cellulose binding domain-containing protein, with protein MPDHSSPRESSGDGSPTRRGVTEAPGEDVDGAASATALLGAYWDAVADYAELCTTTPEDGMRLATEAFRRGIRETRNRRTRGFGKRLPWLPLFLTAVRKTAADWVAHRHGDRLNPELRTWLASDLAARFAAPPRDQPLALRALRDLPEADGELLWLVEVEARSTEAVARQLGYDPEYATEEIARVRAAFRERCQRAHVDTLTDEECRSYAKLLDAATRAPDSPSPADLWQHLARCRSCRDAATCMYVDGAGLPGALAGGVIGWGANLYLKRRRALAERAPGAAPSARAAAPTAHAVRAPLWERLRDRVLDAIGARRSRRPGGVEGRAGAGGRAGAGGADGASGARSGGHRVVRNRAARRRLRRARTTVILAVIAVVALAALVAMTRTAADSDNRTGGSMGPEVTPGSLAPATSSPYNPGAPASPSPSKSKGGKDGKDGKGSGKGHQKKPGRSPSPSASSSKGDSGSGSASGHGGKPPSDGRKPGDDADCTARFQLVNEWPDGFQAAVTLTSRESLNGWRITWTFHDSQRVTQMWDGDFTQHGSKVTATAADYNKRVKAGGSLSVGFLGSWSDGNRPPGSFTLNGRPCAD; from the coding sequence ATGCCCGACCACTCATCTCCCAGGGAATCGTCCGGGGACGGCTCCCCGACGCGCCGCGGGGTCACCGAGGCACCCGGCGAGGATGTCGATGGCGCGGCCTCCGCCACGGCGTTGCTGGGCGCGTACTGGGACGCGGTCGCCGATTACGCGGAGCTGTGCACGACCACCCCGGAAGACGGGATGCGGCTCGCCACCGAGGCGTTCCGGCGGGGCATCCGGGAGACCCGCAACCGCCGTACCCGGGGGTTCGGCAAGCGCCTCCCGTGGCTTCCGCTCTTTCTGACCGCCGTACGGAAGACCGCCGCCGACTGGGTCGCCCACCGGCACGGGGACCGGCTCAACCCGGAGCTGCGGACCTGGCTGGCCTCCGACCTCGCCGCCCGGTTCGCCGCACCGCCCCGGGACCAGCCGCTCGCCCTGCGCGCGCTGCGGGACCTGCCGGAGGCGGACGGGGAGCTGCTGTGGCTGGTCGAGGTGGAGGCGCGGTCCACGGAGGCGGTGGCCCGGCAGCTGGGGTACGACCCGGAGTACGCCACCGAGGAGATCGCCCGGGTCCGCGCGGCCTTCCGCGAACGGTGTCAGCGCGCCCATGTGGACACCCTCACCGACGAGGAGTGCCGCAGCTACGCCAAGCTGCTCGACGCCGCCACCCGGGCGCCCGACTCCCCCTCGCCCGCCGACCTGTGGCAGCACCTCGCCCGTTGCCGTAGCTGCCGGGACGCCGCCACCTGCATGTATGTGGACGGCGCCGGGCTGCCCGGCGCGCTGGCGGGCGGGGTCATCGGCTGGGGCGCGAATCTCTACCTCAAGCGGCGCCGCGCGCTCGCCGAGCGGGCCCCGGGCGCCGCGCCGAGCGCCCGCGCCGCGGCCCCCACCGCGCACGCGGTCCGCGCCCCGCTGTGGGAGCGGCTGCGCGACCGGGTCCTGGACGCGATCGGGGCGCGGCGGAGCAGACGGCCCGGTGGTGTGGAGGGCAGAGCCGGCGCGGGCGGCAGAGCCGGCGCGGGCGGGGCCGATGGGGCGAGCGGGGCTCGCTCCGGGGGGCACCGGGTCGTCCGGAACCGCGCCGCCCGCCGCCGGTTACGCAGAGCCCGTACGACGGTCATCCTGGCGGTGATCGCCGTCGTCGCCCTCGCCGCACTGGTCGCGATGACCAGAACGGCCGCCGACTCCGACAACCGAACCGGCGGTTCGATGGGCCCCGAGGTGACCCCCGGCAGTCTGGCCCCCGCCACCTCGTCCCCGTACAACCCCGGCGCCCCCGCCTCCCCCAGCCCCTCGAAGAGCAAGGGCGGGAAGGACGGAAAGGACGGAAAGGGCTCCGGCAAGGGGCACCAGAAGAAGCCCGGGCGCTCCCCCTCCCCGTCCGCCTCGTCCTCCAAGGGCGACTCCGGCTCCGGCTCCGCGTCCGGCCACGGCGGCAAACCGCCCTCCGACGGCCGGAAGCCCGGCGACGACGCCGACTGCACGGCCCGTTTCCAGCTGGTCAACGAATGGCCCGACGGCTTCCAGGCCGCCGTCACCCTCACCTCCCGCGAATCCCTCAACGGCTGGCGGATCACCTGGACCTTCCACGACTCCCAGCGGGTGACGCAGATGTGGGACGGGGACTTCACCCAGCACGGCTCGAAGGTGACCGCCACCGCGGCCGACTACAACAAGCGGGTCAAGGCCGGTGGCTCCCTCTCCGTGGGTTTCCTCGGCTCCTGGAGCGACGGCAACCGGCCGCCCGGCTCCTTCACCCTGAACGGCCGCCCCTGCGCGGACTGA
- a CDS encoding dihydrodipicolinate synthase family protein, with protein sequence MPDLSAPWRGVHVATALPFHDDDELSVDYEGYAAHVRFLAEHGCDGVCPNGSLGEYQTLTDEERARVVRVAVEAAPEGFGVMPGVAAYGALESRRWAEQAGEAGARAVLALPPNSYRADREAVVGHYREVARAGLPVVAYNNPHDTKVDLTPELLAELHGEGLIVAVKEFSGDVRRAYEIAERAPGLDLLIGADDVLLELGLAGAVGWIAGYPNAIPDATVELYRLATSGVGADLEKALPLYRALHPLLRWDSRTEFVQAIKASMDLAGLRGGACRPPRSRLAGEVAARVVRETETVLALGYR encoded by the coding sequence ATGCCCGATCTCTCCGCGCCCTGGCGTGGCGTTCATGTCGCCACGGCGCTTCCGTTCCATGACGATGACGAGTTGTCGGTCGACTACGAGGGTTACGCCGCCCATGTGCGGTTTCTCGCCGAGCACGGCTGTGACGGGGTGTGCCCCAATGGGTCGTTGGGGGAGTACCAGACCCTGACGGACGAGGAGCGGGCGCGGGTGGTGCGGGTGGCGGTGGAGGCGGCGCCAGAGGGGTTCGGGGTGATGCCGGGGGTGGCGGCGTACGGGGCGCTGGAGAGCCGGCGGTGGGCGGAGCAGGCGGGGGAGGCCGGGGCGCGGGCGGTGCTTGCGCTGCCGCCGAACAGCTACCGCGCCGACCGGGAGGCCGTGGTCGGCCACTACCGCGAGGTGGCGCGCGCCGGGCTGCCGGTGGTGGCGTACAACAACCCCCATGACACCAAGGTCGACCTCACCCCGGAGCTCCTGGCCGAGCTGCACGGGGAGGGGCTGATCGTCGCGGTCAAGGAGTTCAGCGGGGATGTGCGGCGGGCGTACGAGATCGCCGAGCGCGCCCCCGGTCTTGATCTGCTGATCGGCGCCGATGACGTGCTGCTGGAGCTGGGGCTCGCCGGGGCCGTGGGGTGGATCGCCGGGTATCCGAACGCGATTCCCGACGCCACCGTGGAGCTGTACCGGCTCGCCACCTCCGGCGTCGGCGCGGATCTGGAGAAGGCGCTGCCGCTGTACCGGGCGCTGCATCCGCTGCTGCGCTGGGACTCCAGGACCGAGTTCGTCCAGGCCATCAAGGCGTCCATGGACCTCGCCGGGCTGCGTGGCGGAGCCTGCCGCCCGCCGCGCTCCCGGCTGGCCGGTGAGGTGGCGGCCCGGGTCGTCCGGGAGACCGAGACGGTGCTCGCGCTGGGGTACCGGTGA
- a CDS encoding proline racemase family protein — MRSRRVLHTVESHTEGMPTRVVTGGVGTLPGATMAERRQWFIEHRDDLRTLLMYEPRGHSAMSGAILQPPTRPDADHGVLFIEVSGVLPMCGHGTIGVATVLVETGMVEVREPVTTIRLDTPAGLVVAEVAVRDGAATSVTIRNVAAFCPATDRTVRVPGFGEVRYDIAFGGNFYAIVELDALGLPFDRAAGQELLTAGLKIMDAVNAQDPPHHPERPDITGCRHVYLQAPGSTARHSRHAMAIHPGWFDRSPCGTGTSARMAQLYARGELGLGEEFVNESFIGTRFIGRLLEETTVAGLPAVVPSITGRAWVTGTAQFHLDPEDPFPAGFLV; from the coding sequence ATGAGGTCGCGGCGGGTGTTGCACACCGTGGAGTCCCACACCGAGGGCATGCCCACCCGGGTGGTCACCGGCGGGGTGGGGACGCTCCCGGGCGCGACCATGGCCGAGCGCAGGCAGTGGTTCATCGAGCACCGCGACGATCTGCGCACCCTGCTGATGTACGAACCACGCGGCCACTCCGCGATGAGCGGGGCCATCCTCCAGCCGCCGACCCGGCCGGACGCGGATCACGGCGTGCTCTTCATCGAGGTGTCCGGGGTGCTGCCCATGTGCGGCCACGGCACCATCGGGGTGGCCACCGTGCTGGTCGAGACCGGGATGGTCGAGGTGCGGGAGCCGGTCACCACCATCCGCCTGGACACCCCGGCGGGCCTGGTGGTCGCGGAGGTCGCCGTGCGCGACGGGGCCGCCACCTCGGTGACGATCCGGAACGTGGCCGCGTTCTGCCCGGCCACCGACCGTACGGTGCGGGTGCCCGGCTTCGGCGAGGTGCGCTACGACATCGCGTTCGGCGGCAACTTCTACGCCATCGTGGAACTGGACGCCCTCGGGCTGCCCTTCGACCGGGCGGCCGGGCAGGAGCTGCTGACCGCCGGGCTGAAGATCATGGACGCGGTGAACGCGCAGGACCCGCCGCACCACCCCGAGCGGCCGGACATCACCGGCTGCCGCCATGTCTACCTCCAGGCCCCGGGTTCGACGGCGCGCCACTCCCGCCACGCGATGGCCATCCACCCGGGCTGGTTCGACCGCTCCCCCTGCGGCACCGGCACCTCCGCGCGGATGGCGCAGCTGTACGCACGCGGTGAGCTGGGCCTCGGCGAGGAGTTCGTGAACGAGTCGTTCATCGGGACGCGGTTCATCGGGCGGCTGCTGGAGGAGACCACGGTGGCCGGGCTGCCCGCCGTCGTGCCCTCGATCACGGGGCGGGCGTGGGTCACCGGCACCGCTCAGTTCCATCTCGACCCCGAGGATCCGTTCCCGGCCGGGTTTCTGGTGTAG
- a CDS encoding GntR family transcriptional regulator — protein MTGSASRARGSSLEPLGKRESLRDRVRNALRAGIISGELAPGAVYSAPALGARFDVSPTPVREAMLDLVKEGLVVSVPNKGFRVTEVSEQDLDDLASIRLLIEPPTVREAVPRIPPGELPALRELAQAIVDAAERGDLIGYIEADRVFHLTLLGHAGNRRLVDVVSELRSQTRLLGLIPLLESGRLGQSAAEHHALVDLVEAGDARGAEAMTHRHIGHVRGLWAGGP, from the coding sequence ATGACCGGGTCCGCTTCCCGCGCCCGCGGCTCCAGTCTCGAGCCGCTCGGCAAGCGCGAGAGCCTGCGCGACCGGGTCAGAAACGCCCTGCGCGCGGGCATCATCTCCGGCGAACTCGCCCCCGGCGCCGTCTACTCGGCGCCCGCCCTCGGCGCCCGCTTCGACGTCTCCCCCACGCCCGTCCGCGAGGCGATGCTCGACCTGGTGAAGGAGGGGCTGGTGGTCTCGGTGCCCAACAAGGGGTTCCGGGTCACCGAGGTCTCGGAGCAGGACCTGGACGACCTGGCGTCCATCCGTCTGCTCATCGAGCCGCCCACCGTACGGGAGGCCGTCCCGCGTATCCCGCCGGGGGAGCTGCCCGCGCTGCGGGAGCTGGCCCAGGCCATCGTGGACGCGGCCGAACGCGGCGACCTCATCGGCTATATCGAGGCCGACCGGGTCTTCCATCTCACCCTGCTCGGCCACGCCGGGAATCGGCGCCTGGTGGACGTGGTGTCCGAACTCCGCTCCCAGACCCGGCTGCTGGGGCTCATCCCGCTGCTGGAGAGCGGGCGGCTCGGCCAGTCGGCGGCCGAGCACCACGCGCTTGTCGACCTCGTGGAGGCGGGGGACGCACGCGGCGCCGAGGCCATGACGCATCGCCATATCGGCCATGTGCGCGGGCTGTGGGCCGGTGGCCCGTGA